Genomic window (Rossellomorea aquimaris):
TTTAAAGAATTAATTTTCCTCGTTTCTTACGTAAAGAATAATGCATTCCCTCAACCACTATCTGCAGCAGATGAACGAAAATATTTAAGACTGATGGCAGAAGGAGATGAGCATGCCCGAAATATGCTCATTGAACATAACCTGCGATTGGTTGCTCACATCGTCAAGAAGTTCGAAAACACAGGCGAAGATCCAGAAGATTTAATTTCCATCGGGACCATCGGATTGATAAAGGCAATTGAAAGCTATTCAGAAGGAAAAGGCACGAAGCTAGCAACCTATGCGGCAAGATGTATCGAGAATGAGATTCTTATGCATCTTCGTGCTCTCAAGAAAACGAAAAAAGATGTCTCTCTTCACGATCCTATCGGTCAAGATAAAGAAGGAAACGAAATCAGCTTAATTGATATCTTAAAATCCGAGAGTGATGATGTCATCGATACGATTCAATTAAGTATGGAACTTGAAAAGGTTAGAAAATACATTTGTGTGCTGGACGAGAGGGAAAAAGAAGTGATCGTCGGACGATTCGGATTAGACTTGAAAGAGGAAAAAACCCAACGGGAAATTGCCAAGGAATTAGGAATCTCAAGAAGCTATGTATCACGTATTGAAAAAAGGGCACTCATGAAGATGTTTCATGAATTTTATCGTGAGGAAAAAGAAAAACGGAATAAATCATGAAAAAAAGCGATCCAGACTCGGATCGCTTTTTTATTCTCTATTCAACACTGACTTCAGCGGCAATAATCAGACCAATCACGGATGTTACGACCAGACCCATTATCATTGAAAACATCGTAATCTCACTCCCTCTTTAGCAGTTATTGCTACCTGCTCTTCTTACTATTAATGTATCACGAAAAGCCGGATATTCCCCTTTCATTCGTGAACAACTTATTACTAAAGATTGACAGAACTGTGTCTGTCTTGGCCCCTCATAACTCCAATAAAAAATAAAGGAGGACACCCTCCAAAAAAGGCATCCTCCTCATTCATTTTATTTCGTATCCTGCTTCTTCTTTTTATGGAAGAAAGCCGACCAAAAAACAATATTTAAAAACATCTTTCCACCCACCTTTTGTTTCGTTAGGCAGTATCTTTCTCTACCCATAGCGCATTAAGCATTTTCTCCTGCAGATAAATCATATTTCATTCTCCTCTCCATTTTTAGATATCATTAGAACATTTGCGACATGTATTGGTTC
Coding sequences:
- the sigK gene encoding RNA polymerase sporulation sigma factor SigK — protein: MSGVLTALGYFFKELIFLVSYVKNNAFPQPLSAADERKYLRLMAEGDEHARNMLIEHNLRLVAHIVKKFENTGEDPEDLISIGTIGLIKAIESYSEGKGTKLATYAARCIENEILMHLRALKKTKKDVSLHDPIGQDKEGNEISLIDILKSESDDVIDTIQLSMELEKVRKYICVLDEREKEVIVGRFGLDLKEEKTQREIAKELGISRSYVSRIEKRALMKMFHEFYREEKEKRNKS